In Betta splendens chromosome 19, fBetSpl5.4, whole genome shotgun sequence, the following proteins share a genomic window:
- the LOC114845613 gene encoding rho GTPase-activating protein 23-like isoform X1, producing MWRCFTMLRVSGVAPAPSGHEWRFQCSVGVDCSDAEPRCIWLAVLRSVSPHASPRLTPIASPRRRGSRRLIQRHRLSWAKGRRDGMVSSNENRRRPLSLGEVEGISWKGLRTIFLQKNSQGFGFTLRHFIVYPPESSLHILKDEENGNALGKAVSQQSRLEPMDTIFVKSVKENGPAQQAGLCTGDRLVKVNGESILGKTYSQVIALIQNSENILELSIMPKNEDVLQLVSAYSQDAYLKGNKPYAGEAQNLPEPPPLCYTLTKPSSAAPQSSQSLQSPVDNWQCRSGPTTSPLDNHLPAASNPTPEDSSGNFAPPGWHRGRSSSAISALDFHFANHNAAIASATLPPPRKSSLPASARGHAGSLCHQALSDWYYSQAEAAERMSPRDRSISQDRLAELGLGLALGPRPPTVSASTAEQRRRETLMHHHQAAATSHDSHWLGGWSSIPGPGSRSCSESLLAAYAEYEHNYGRSVETLAQASALVSPRYEHISQSPQMTKISKPKDQKTSGAHPHQPVTSPVSTSSPVPPSGRQSGQQVAEPQTRRVREEEPMGYKSYSPSFSRKAGHLLQQAHSFREPTYSGPHLSKSPSSRAIPAESDGGVVPRPQSTPALSASEDDRVQLGDNREVIIVKQEVVLRQKPPSSRRTPVQAIQHPHYTTPVESPEPPGRTPSQGTPSPVSVGPGTNRRTNGSLAEHAFDSLSSIPFIDEPTTPSTDLQACYVPACSVVSSSHASTMATLTSMSVSPTFSSISPLVRLRSQDCSSIKGRRSSYLLAITTERSKSCDEGLNTFREEGRVFSKLPKRVKSFFTDGSLESLRAQEEARSKRHSTSELGTITFSDVRKEGWLHYKQILTEKGKKVGGGMRPWKRVFSVLRSHSLFLYKDKREAVLHGAGAGPCQDEHPPISIRGCLIDIAYSETKRKHTLRLTTQDFCEYLLQAEDRDDMLAWIRVIRENSKTDNEEIGFSRQALINKKLNDYRKHSLTGNKTDSSPRAHRMMPPFLLAKTDNTSLNRSSRTDDNKALWGINIMKKAKKTDSPKAFGVRLEDCQPAVNHKFVPLIVEMCCGVVEATGLDYTGIYRVPGNNAMVSNLQEHLNKGMDINTAEERWQDLNVISSLLKSFFRKLPEPLFTDDKYNDFIDANRVEDAEDRLKTMKKLIHDLPDYYYHTLKFLVGHLKKVADNAEKNKMEPRNLALVFGPTLVRTSEDNMTDMVTHMPDRYKIVETLILHYDWFFCDAELDGKDKAPEDKRDMQPVPNIDHLLSNIGRPGMPGEASDSTTSNSLKSKHSLASKKDLNTKDFLSKSLISAVTRKRKKCLSTYLPGSSTDEDSEHEPVKASNYRGDEGGDEHRGQEEAAEGEHIISKKDKRHEKENGVKPGETPAGKDSLVEEEAENDKKEGMIPDTHKNQRECRQRTTMPRTVPPLRPSSFLYSHHQNHTIYPPATNPPSHPRLHNLPRGHPVAPLWLSPTRLPSLYQSCSPHGTQHSDWNQSVPIRYRKPRGGRTRAVSMNLDLELGWREDRVRGWRAEKVEVIRVIEAGPGQHGCVGIPQGSIVDPSSASPTGPLPHFGQDAPLSSSSSGWIEQRSQGSSTVAMRRSAPGPRDKTRAWRRHTVVV from the exons ATGTGGCGATGCTTCACTATGCTGAGGGTGTCGGGCGTTGCACCAGCTCCGTCGGGCCACGAGTGGCGGTTTCAGTGTTCTGTCGGGGTGGACTGTAGCGATGCCGAACCTCGCTGTATCTGGCTGGCGGTTTTACGGAGTGTTTCACCCCATGCCTCACCCCGGCTGACCCCCATTGCGTCACCAAGAAGACGGGGCTCCCGGAGGCTCATACAGCGACATCGATTATCCTGG GCTAAAGGGCGAAGGGATGGCATGGTGTCATCTAACGAGAACAGACGCCGTCCGCTGTCATTGGGTGAGGTGGAGGGCATTTCGTGGAAGGGCCTGCGGACCATTTTCCTTCAGAAGAATTCCCAAGGATTCGGCTTCACTTTGCGTCACTTCATTGTCTATCCGCCAGAGTCTTCCCTTCACATTCTCAAG GATGAAGAGAATGGAAATGCACTTGGgaaag cAGTGTCTCAGCAGTCTCGTTTGGAGCCAATGGACACCATCTTTGTGAAGAGTGTCAAAGAAAATGGGCCTGCCCAACAAGCTGGACTGTGCACAG GGGACAGGTTGGTGAAGGTGAATGGGGAAAGCATTCTGGGAAAAACTTACTCTCAGGTGATTGCGCTCATCCAGAACAG TGAAAACATTCTGGAGCTTTCTATTATGCCAAAAAATGAGGATGTGTTGCAGTTGGTAAGT GCATACTCCCAAGATGCTTACCTAAAAGGCAATAAGCCATATGCAGGTGAGGCCCAGAACCTCCCTGAGCCTCCACCACTCTGTTATACTTTAACTAAGCCCAGCTCCGCCGCGCCACAATCCAGCCAGAGCCTCCAGAGCCCCGTTGACAACTGGCAGTGCCGCTCTGGCCCCACCACGTCCCCACTGGACAACcacctccctgctgcctccaaCCCCACTCCTGAGGATTCCAGCGGCAACTTTGCCCCCCCTGGGTGGCACCGCGGCCGCTCCTCTTCAGCCATCAGCGCGCTGGACTTTCACTTTGCTAACCACAATGCCGCCATTGCCTCCGCAACTCTGCCTCCGCCGAGGAAGAGCAGCCTGCCGGCCTCTGCGCGCGGTCACGCAGGCTCCCTCTGCCACCAGGCTCTGTCAGACTGGTATTACAGCCAGGCTGAGGCAGCAGAGCGCATGTCTCCTCGCGATCGCAGTATTTCTCAGGATCGTTTAGCAGAGCTGGGGCTAGGTTTGGCTCTTGGCCCTAGACCTCCGACTGTAAGTGCATCCACTGCAGAACAACGCAGAAGAGAAACCTTAATGCACCACCACCAGGCAGCTGCTACCTCCCATGACTCCCATTGGCTAGGGGGCTGGAGTAGCATACCAGGACCAGGAAGCAGGTCGTGCTCAGAGAGCCTGCTGGCAGCCTATGCAGAGTACGAGCACAACTATGGGCGCTCTGTGGAAACCCTGGCCCAAGCCTCAGCACTGGTCTCACCACGCTATGAACACATCTCCCAAAGCCCTCAAATGACCAAAATTAGCAAGCCGAAAGACCAGAAAACCTCAGGGGCCCATCCGCACCAACCAGTAACATCTCCTGTCTCAACCTCCTCCCCAGTGCCTCCCAGTGGCAGGCAGTCAGGACAGCAGGTGGCTGAACCCCAGACAAGGCGAGTAAGAGAGGAGGAGCCAATGGGCTACAAAAGTTACAGTCCTTCCTTCTCTCGCAAAGCTGGTCACCTCCTCCAGCAAGCACACTCATTTAGAGAGCCAACCTACAGCGGCCCCCACCTCAGCAAGAGCCCCAGCAGCAGGGCCATCCCTGCAGAGAGTGATGGAGGAGTGGTACCCAGGCCCCAGTCTACGCCTGCGCTGTCTGCATCAGAGGACGACCGAGTCCAGCTGGGTGATAACAGGGAGGTCATAATCGTGAAGCAAGAGGTGGTTCTGAGACAGAAACCTCCTTCAAGCCGCCGGACCCCTGTTCAGGCTATTCAACATCCCCATTACACCACCCCCGTGGAGTCACCTGAGCCCCCTGGTCGGACACCTTCACAAGGGACCCCGTCTCCCGTGTCTGTGGGGCCTGGCACCAACCGTCGGACCAATGGTAGCCTGGCTGAGCATGCGTTTGATTCTCTGTCCTCTATCCCCTTCATAG ATGAACCCACCACTCCTAGTACTGACCTACAAGCCTGCTATGTACCAGCCTGTTCTGTGGTGTCCAGTTCCCATGCCTCAACTATGGCCACCCTCACTTCCATGTCTGTCTCCCCCActttttcctccatctccccCCTTGTTCGACTTCGTTCTCAGGACTGCA GCAGCATTAAAGGTCGGAGGTCATCCTACCTGCTAGCCATCACCACGGAGAGATCCAAATCATGTGATGAAGGCCTCAATACCTTCAGGGAGGAAGGCCGAGTCTTCTC CAAGCTGCCAAAAAGAGTCAAGAGTTTTTTCACTGATGGA TCTCTAGAGAGCCTACGAGCTCAGGAGGAGGCCCGGTCCAAGCGCCACTCCACCTCTGAACTGGGAACCATCACCTTCAGTGATGTTCGAAAGGAGGGTTGGCTGCACTACAAACAGATCCTTACAGAGAAGGGAAAG AAAGTTGGTGGTGGCATGCGGCCATGGAAGCGAGTCTTCTCTGTGCTGCGTTCCCACTCGCTCTTTCTCTACAAGGACAAGCGAGAGGCGGTGCTTCACGGGGCAGGCGCAGGCCCCTGTCAAGATGAACATCCCCCAATCAGCATCCGCGGTTGCCTGATTGACATCGCCTACAGTGAGACCAAGCGTAAGCACACCCTAAGGTTGACCACGCAAGACTTCTGTGAGtacctgctgcaggctgaggacAGAGATGACATGCTGGCCTGGATCCGGGTTATCAGGGAAAACAGCAAAACCGACAACGAG GAGATTGGTTTTTCAAGACAAGCTCTCATcaacaaaaaactaaatgactacagaaaacacag TTTGACAGGTAACAAGACGGACTCCTCCCCAAGAGCCCATCGCATGATGCCCCCCTTCCTACTGGCTAAGACCGATAACACTTCACTGAACCGATCCTCCAGGACTG aTGACAACAAGGCGTTGTGGGGAATCAACATCATGAAGAAAGCCAAGAAGACAGACAGTCCAAAAGCTTTCGGTGTGCGACTGGAGGACTGTCAGCCTGCTGTCAACCATAAA TTTGTGCCTCTGATAGTGGAGATGTGCTGCGGTGTAGTGGAGGCGACGGGTTTGGACTACACCGGCATCTACCGGGTGCCTGGGAACAACGCAATGGTGTCCAACCTGCAAGAGCATCTCAACAAGGGCATGGACATCaacactgcagaggag AGATGGCAGGACCTAAATGTAATCAGCAGCCTGCTCAAATCATTCTTCCGCAAACTGCCTGAGCCTCTATTTACTGATG ACAAATACAATGACTTCATTGATGCCAATCGGGTAGAAGATGCGGAAGACCGTCTGAAGACCATGAAGAAACTG ATCCACGACCTCCCAGATTACTATTACCACACCCTCAAGTTCCTGGTGGGCCACCTCAAGAAGGTGGCAGACAACGCTGAGAAAAATAAG ATGGAACCAAGAAACTTAGCTCTGGTGTTTGGGCCCACTCTGGTCAGGACATCTGAGGATAATATGACTGACATGGTCACCCACATGCCGGACCGCTACAAAATAGTGGAGACGCTTATCCTGCAT TATGATTGGTTCTTCTGTGATGCAGAGCTTGATGGGAAAGAcaag gccccAGAGGATAAGCGGGACATGCAGCCTGTGCCCAACATTGACCATCTGCTGTCCAACATCGGTAGACCGGGAATGCCAGGAGAGGCATCAG ATTCCACTACCAGCAATTCACTTAAATCAAAG CATTCATTGGCCTCTAAGAAAGACCTAAATACCAAGGATTTCCTGTCCAAATCTCTCATCTCCGCTGTGACCCGTAAACGTAAAAAATGCCTCAGTACATATTTGCCCGGCAGCAGCACTGATGAGGACTCAGAGCACGAGCCAGTCAAAGCTAGCAACTACAGGGGAGACGAAGGAGGGGATGAGCacagaggacaggaagaggCAGCTGAAGGAGAGCATATCATAtccaaaaaagacaaaaggcaCGAGAAGGAAAATGGGGTGAAACCTGGAGAGACCCCGGCGGGAAAAGACTCCCTGGTGGAAGAAGAGGCCGAGAACGACAAGAAAGAGGGTATGATCCCTGACACACATAAAAACCAAAGGGAGTGTAGGCAGAGAACAACGATGCCCAGAACTGTACCACCACTTCGTCCCAGCAGTTTCCTCTACTCCCACCATCAGAACCATACTATATACCCACCTGCCACTAATCCTCCCTCTCACCCGAGGCTTCACAACCTGCCCAGAGGACATCCTGTGGCGCCTTTGTGGCTCTCCCCCACCAGGCTCCCTAGTCTCTACCAGTCATGTAGCCCCCATGGGACCCAGCACTCAGACTGGAACCAGTCAGTGCCCATTCGCTACAGGAAGCCCAGAGGCGGCAGGACGAGGGCTGTGTCCATGAATCTGGACTTGGAGCTGGGCTGGAGGGAGGACAGAGTCAGAGGGTGGAGGGCAGAAAAGGTGGAGGTGATCAGGGTCATCGAGGCAGGGCCAGGTCAGCATGGCTGTGTAGGCATCCCTCAAGGATCAATTGTAGATCCTAGCTCAGCTTCACCAACAGGTCCCCTTCCTCATTTTGGCCAGGACGCCCCTctgtcctcgtcttcctcaGGATGGATAGAGCAAAGGTCCCAGGGATCTTCCACTGTGGCCATGAGGAGATCAGCTCCCGGCCCCCGGGATAAGACACGAGCATGGCGTCGTCACACAGTAGTAGTTTAA
- the LOC114845613 gene encoding rho GTPase-activating protein 23-like isoform X2, giving the protein MWRCFTMLRVSGVAPAPSGHEWRFQCSVGVDCSDAEPRCIWLAVLRSVSPHASPRLTPIASPRRRGSRRLIQRHRLSWAKGRRDGMVSSNENRRRPLSLGEVEGISWKGLRTIFLQKNSQGFGFTLRHFIVYPPESSLHILKDEENGNALGKVSQQSRLEPMDTIFVKSVKENGPAQQAGLCTGDRLVKVNGESILGKTYSQVIALIQNSENILELSIMPKNEDVLQLVSAYSQDAYLKGNKPYAGEAQNLPEPPPLCYTLTKPSSAAPQSSQSLQSPVDNWQCRSGPTTSPLDNHLPAASNPTPEDSSGNFAPPGWHRGRSSSAISALDFHFANHNAAIASATLPPPRKSSLPASARGHAGSLCHQALSDWYYSQAEAAERMSPRDRSISQDRLAELGLGLALGPRPPTVSASTAEQRRRETLMHHHQAAATSHDSHWLGGWSSIPGPGSRSCSESLLAAYAEYEHNYGRSVETLAQASALVSPRYEHISQSPQMTKISKPKDQKTSGAHPHQPVTSPVSTSSPVPPSGRQSGQQVAEPQTRRVREEEPMGYKSYSPSFSRKAGHLLQQAHSFREPTYSGPHLSKSPSSRAIPAESDGGVVPRPQSTPALSASEDDRVQLGDNREVIIVKQEVVLRQKPPSSRRTPVQAIQHPHYTTPVESPEPPGRTPSQGTPSPVSVGPGTNRRTNGSLAEHAFDSLSSIPFIDEPTTPSTDLQACYVPACSVVSSSHASTMATLTSMSVSPTFSSISPLVRLRSQDCSSIKGRRSSYLLAITTERSKSCDEGLNTFREEGRVFSKLPKRVKSFFTDGSLESLRAQEEARSKRHSTSELGTITFSDVRKEGWLHYKQILTEKGKKVGGGMRPWKRVFSVLRSHSLFLYKDKREAVLHGAGAGPCQDEHPPISIRGCLIDIAYSETKRKHTLRLTTQDFCEYLLQAEDRDDMLAWIRVIRENSKTDNEEIGFSRQALINKKLNDYRKHSLTGNKTDSSPRAHRMMPPFLLAKTDNTSLNRSSRTDDNKALWGINIMKKAKKTDSPKAFGVRLEDCQPAVNHKFVPLIVEMCCGVVEATGLDYTGIYRVPGNNAMVSNLQEHLNKGMDINTAEERWQDLNVISSLLKSFFRKLPEPLFTDDKYNDFIDANRVEDAEDRLKTMKKLIHDLPDYYYHTLKFLVGHLKKVADNAEKNKMEPRNLALVFGPTLVRTSEDNMTDMVTHMPDRYKIVETLILHYDWFFCDAELDGKDKAPEDKRDMQPVPNIDHLLSNIGRPGMPGEASDSTTSNSLKSKHSLASKKDLNTKDFLSKSLISAVTRKRKKCLSTYLPGSSTDEDSEHEPVKASNYRGDEGGDEHRGQEEAAEGEHIISKKDKRHEKENGVKPGETPAGKDSLVEEEAENDKKEGMIPDTHKNQRECRQRTTMPRTVPPLRPSSFLYSHHQNHTIYPPATNPPSHPRLHNLPRGHPVAPLWLSPTRLPSLYQSCSPHGTQHSDWNQSVPIRYRKPRGGRTRAVSMNLDLELGWREDRVRGWRAEKVEVIRVIEAGPGQHGCVGIPQGSIVDPSSASPTGPLPHFGQDAPLSSSSSGWIEQRSQGSSTVAMRRSAPGPRDKTRAWRRHTVVV; this is encoded by the exons ATGTGGCGATGCTTCACTATGCTGAGGGTGTCGGGCGTTGCACCAGCTCCGTCGGGCCACGAGTGGCGGTTTCAGTGTTCTGTCGGGGTGGACTGTAGCGATGCCGAACCTCGCTGTATCTGGCTGGCGGTTTTACGGAGTGTTTCACCCCATGCCTCACCCCGGCTGACCCCCATTGCGTCACCAAGAAGACGGGGCTCCCGGAGGCTCATACAGCGACATCGATTATCCTGG GCTAAAGGGCGAAGGGATGGCATGGTGTCATCTAACGAGAACAGACGCCGTCCGCTGTCATTGGGTGAGGTGGAGGGCATTTCGTGGAAGGGCCTGCGGACCATTTTCCTTCAGAAGAATTCCCAAGGATTCGGCTTCACTTTGCGTCACTTCATTGTCTATCCGCCAGAGTCTTCCCTTCACATTCTCAAG GATGAAGAGAATGGAAATGCACTTGGgaaag TGTCTCAGCAGTCTCGTTTGGAGCCAATGGACACCATCTTTGTGAAGAGTGTCAAAGAAAATGGGCCTGCCCAACAAGCTGGACTGTGCACAG GGGACAGGTTGGTGAAGGTGAATGGGGAAAGCATTCTGGGAAAAACTTACTCTCAGGTGATTGCGCTCATCCAGAACAG TGAAAACATTCTGGAGCTTTCTATTATGCCAAAAAATGAGGATGTGTTGCAGTTGGTAAGT GCATACTCCCAAGATGCTTACCTAAAAGGCAATAAGCCATATGCAGGTGAGGCCCAGAACCTCCCTGAGCCTCCACCACTCTGTTATACTTTAACTAAGCCCAGCTCCGCCGCGCCACAATCCAGCCAGAGCCTCCAGAGCCCCGTTGACAACTGGCAGTGCCGCTCTGGCCCCACCACGTCCCCACTGGACAACcacctccctgctgcctccaaCCCCACTCCTGAGGATTCCAGCGGCAACTTTGCCCCCCCTGGGTGGCACCGCGGCCGCTCCTCTTCAGCCATCAGCGCGCTGGACTTTCACTTTGCTAACCACAATGCCGCCATTGCCTCCGCAACTCTGCCTCCGCCGAGGAAGAGCAGCCTGCCGGCCTCTGCGCGCGGTCACGCAGGCTCCCTCTGCCACCAGGCTCTGTCAGACTGGTATTACAGCCAGGCTGAGGCAGCAGAGCGCATGTCTCCTCGCGATCGCAGTATTTCTCAGGATCGTTTAGCAGAGCTGGGGCTAGGTTTGGCTCTTGGCCCTAGACCTCCGACTGTAAGTGCATCCACTGCAGAACAACGCAGAAGAGAAACCTTAATGCACCACCACCAGGCAGCTGCTACCTCCCATGACTCCCATTGGCTAGGGGGCTGGAGTAGCATACCAGGACCAGGAAGCAGGTCGTGCTCAGAGAGCCTGCTGGCAGCCTATGCAGAGTACGAGCACAACTATGGGCGCTCTGTGGAAACCCTGGCCCAAGCCTCAGCACTGGTCTCACCACGCTATGAACACATCTCCCAAAGCCCTCAAATGACCAAAATTAGCAAGCCGAAAGACCAGAAAACCTCAGGGGCCCATCCGCACCAACCAGTAACATCTCCTGTCTCAACCTCCTCCCCAGTGCCTCCCAGTGGCAGGCAGTCAGGACAGCAGGTGGCTGAACCCCAGACAAGGCGAGTAAGAGAGGAGGAGCCAATGGGCTACAAAAGTTACAGTCCTTCCTTCTCTCGCAAAGCTGGTCACCTCCTCCAGCAAGCACACTCATTTAGAGAGCCAACCTACAGCGGCCCCCACCTCAGCAAGAGCCCCAGCAGCAGGGCCATCCCTGCAGAGAGTGATGGAGGAGTGGTACCCAGGCCCCAGTCTACGCCTGCGCTGTCTGCATCAGAGGACGACCGAGTCCAGCTGGGTGATAACAGGGAGGTCATAATCGTGAAGCAAGAGGTGGTTCTGAGACAGAAACCTCCTTCAAGCCGCCGGACCCCTGTTCAGGCTATTCAACATCCCCATTACACCACCCCCGTGGAGTCACCTGAGCCCCCTGGTCGGACACCTTCACAAGGGACCCCGTCTCCCGTGTCTGTGGGGCCTGGCACCAACCGTCGGACCAATGGTAGCCTGGCTGAGCATGCGTTTGATTCTCTGTCCTCTATCCCCTTCATAG ATGAACCCACCACTCCTAGTACTGACCTACAAGCCTGCTATGTACCAGCCTGTTCTGTGGTGTCCAGTTCCCATGCCTCAACTATGGCCACCCTCACTTCCATGTCTGTCTCCCCCActttttcctccatctccccCCTTGTTCGACTTCGTTCTCAGGACTGCA GCAGCATTAAAGGTCGGAGGTCATCCTACCTGCTAGCCATCACCACGGAGAGATCCAAATCATGTGATGAAGGCCTCAATACCTTCAGGGAGGAAGGCCGAGTCTTCTC CAAGCTGCCAAAAAGAGTCAAGAGTTTTTTCACTGATGGA TCTCTAGAGAGCCTACGAGCTCAGGAGGAGGCCCGGTCCAAGCGCCACTCCACCTCTGAACTGGGAACCATCACCTTCAGTGATGTTCGAAAGGAGGGTTGGCTGCACTACAAACAGATCCTTACAGAGAAGGGAAAG AAAGTTGGTGGTGGCATGCGGCCATGGAAGCGAGTCTTCTCTGTGCTGCGTTCCCACTCGCTCTTTCTCTACAAGGACAAGCGAGAGGCGGTGCTTCACGGGGCAGGCGCAGGCCCCTGTCAAGATGAACATCCCCCAATCAGCATCCGCGGTTGCCTGATTGACATCGCCTACAGTGAGACCAAGCGTAAGCACACCCTAAGGTTGACCACGCAAGACTTCTGTGAGtacctgctgcaggctgaggacAGAGATGACATGCTGGCCTGGATCCGGGTTATCAGGGAAAACAGCAAAACCGACAACGAG GAGATTGGTTTTTCAAGACAAGCTCTCATcaacaaaaaactaaatgactacagaaaacacag TTTGACAGGTAACAAGACGGACTCCTCCCCAAGAGCCCATCGCATGATGCCCCCCTTCCTACTGGCTAAGACCGATAACACTTCACTGAACCGATCCTCCAGGACTG aTGACAACAAGGCGTTGTGGGGAATCAACATCATGAAGAAAGCCAAGAAGACAGACAGTCCAAAAGCTTTCGGTGTGCGACTGGAGGACTGTCAGCCTGCTGTCAACCATAAA TTTGTGCCTCTGATAGTGGAGATGTGCTGCGGTGTAGTGGAGGCGACGGGTTTGGACTACACCGGCATCTACCGGGTGCCTGGGAACAACGCAATGGTGTCCAACCTGCAAGAGCATCTCAACAAGGGCATGGACATCaacactgcagaggag AGATGGCAGGACCTAAATGTAATCAGCAGCCTGCTCAAATCATTCTTCCGCAAACTGCCTGAGCCTCTATTTACTGATG ACAAATACAATGACTTCATTGATGCCAATCGGGTAGAAGATGCGGAAGACCGTCTGAAGACCATGAAGAAACTG ATCCACGACCTCCCAGATTACTATTACCACACCCTCAAGTTCCTGGTGGGCCACCTCAAGAAGGTGGCAGACAACGCTGAGAAAAATAAG ATGGAACCAAGAAACTTAGCTCTGGTGTTTGGGCCCACTCTGGTCAGGACATCTGAGGATAATATGACTGACATGGTCACCCACATGCCGGACCGCTACAAAATAGTGGAGACGCTTATCCTGCAT TATGATTGGTTCTTCTGTGATGCAGAGCTTGATGGGAAAGAcaag gccccAGAGGATAAGCGGGACATGCAGCCTGTGCCCAACATTGACCATCTGCTGTCCAACATCGGTAGACCGGGAATGCCAGGAGAGGCATCAG ATTCCACTACCAGCAATTCACTTAAATCAAAG CATTCATTGGCCTCTAAGAAAGACCTAAATACCAAGGATTTCCTGTCCAAATCTCTCATCTCCGCTGTGACCCGTAAACGTAAAAAATGCCTCAGTACATATTTGCCCGGCAGCAGCACTGATGAGGACTCAGAGCACGAGCCAGTCAAAGCTAGCAACTACAGGGGAGACGAAGGAGGGGATGAGCacagaggacaggaagaggCAGCTGAAGGAGAGCATATCATAtccaaaaaagacaaaaggcaCGAGAAGGAAAATGGGGTGAAACCTGGAGAGACCCCGGCGGGAAAAGACTCCCTGGTGGAAGAAGAGGCCGAGAACGACAAGAAAGAGGGTATGATCCCTGACACACATAAAAACCAAAGGGAGTGTAGGCAGAGAACAACGATGCCCAGAACTGTACCACCACTTCGTCCCAGCAGTTTCCTCTACTCCCACCATCAGAACCATACTATATACCCACCTGCCACTAATCCTCCCTCTCACCCGAGGCTTCACAACCTGCCCAGAGGACATCCTGTGGCGCCTTTGTGGCTCTCCCCCACCAGGCTCCCTAGTCTCTACCAGTCATGTAGCCCCCATGGGACCCAGCACTCAGACTGGAACCAGTCAGTGCCCATTCGCTACAGGAAGCCCAGAGGCGGCAGGACGAGGGCTGTGTCCATGAATCTGGACTTGGAGCTGGGCTGGAGGGAGGACAGAGTCAGAGGGTGGAGGGCAGAAAAGGTGGAGGTGATCAGGGTCATCGAGGCAGGGCCAGGTCAGCATGGCTGTGTAGGCATCCCTCAAGGATCAATTGTAGATCCTAGCTCAGCTTCACCAACAGGTCCCCTTCCTCATTTTGGCCAGGACGCCCCTctgtcctcgtcttcctcaGGATGGATAGAGCAAAGGTCCCAGGGATCTTCCACTGTGGCCATGAGGAGATCAGCTCCCGGCCCCCGGGATAAGACACGAGCATGGCGTCGTCACACAGTAGTAGTTTAA